In Juglans regia cultivar Chandler chromosome 5, Walnut 2.0, whole genome shotgun sequence, the following are encoded in one genomic region:
- the LOC109017843 gene encoding pentatricopeptide repeat-containing protein At3g46790, chloroplastic yields the protein MWALHSPHNLQSSSTSTPFYFPTRSSSRPPICSLTLNPKNTGTNYNQLIQSLCKQGSLKQALQVLPHEPNPTQHTYELLILSCSLQNSLSDGVDVHRHLLDAGFDQDPFLATKLINMYSELDSIDDAREVFDKTRKRTIYVWNALFRALTLAGYGQEVLGLYRRMNEIGIPSDRFTYTYVLKACVASECLISLLHMGKEIHAHILRHGYESHVHVMTTMVDMYARFGCVSNASCVFDSMPVRNVVSWSAMIACYAKNGSPFEALELFREMILETHDSVPNSVTMVSVLQACSALASLEQGKLIHGYILRRGLDSILPVISALVTMYARCGKLELGQLVFDRMAKRDVVSWNSLISSYGIHGFGKKSIQIFLEMIQQGLSPSHISFVSVLGACSHAGFVEEGKMLFESMVKEHRIYPSVEHYACMVDLLGRANQLDEAAKIIEDMRIEPGPKVWGSLLGSCRIHCNVELAERASRRLFELEPMNAGNYVLLTDIYAEANMWGEVKRVKKLLEARGLQKLPGRSWIEVKRKIYSFTSVEELNPQIEQLHALLLKLSNEMKEQGYVPQTKAVLYDLDTEEKERIVLGHSEKLAVAFGLINASKGETIRITKNLRLCEDCHSVTKFISKFANREILVRDVNRFHHFKDGICSCGDYW from the coding sequence ATGTGGGCTCTTCACTCTCCCCACAATCTCCAATCGTCTTCCACCTCCACTCCTTTCTACTTCCCCACTCGCTCTTCTTCGAGACCACCAATCTGTTCCCTCACCTTAAACCCAAAGAATACGGGCACAAACTACAACCAGTTGATACAGTCTTTATGTAAACAAGGCAGTCTCAAGCAAGCCCTCCAAGTCCTCCCTCACGAGCCCAACCCGACGCAGCATACCTACGAGCTCTTAATCCTCTCTTGCTCCCTCCAAAACTCCCTCTCCGATGGCGTTGACGTTCACCGCCACCTCCTCGATGCTGGGTTTGATCAGGACCCTTTCCTGGCCACCAAACTCATCAATATGTATTCCGAATTGGACTCTATCGACGACGCACGGGAGGTGTTTGATAAAACTCGTAAGAGAACGATATATGTTTGGAATGCTCTCTTTAGAGCGCTTACGCTGGCGGGTTATGGCCAAGAGGTCTTAGGTTTGTATCGACGGATGAATGAGATTGGGATTCCATCTGATAGGTTCACGTATACGTATGTGCTCAAAGCTTGCGTTGCTTCGGAGTGTTTGATTTCGCTTCTCCATATGGGTAAGGAGATTCACGCTCATATTCTGCGACATGGGTATGAAtcgcatgttcatgttatgaCTACTATGGTGGATATGTACGCCAGGTTTGGGTGTGTATCGAATGCTAGTTGTGTGTTTGATTCGATGCCTGTGAGAAATGTGGTCTCATGGAGTGCTATGATTGCGTGTTATGCGAAGAATGGGAGCCCCTTTGAAGCTTTGGAACTATTCCGTGAAATGATTCTTGAGACCCACGATTCAGTTCCAAATTCAGTGACAATGGTCAGTGTTCTTCAAGCTTGTTCAGCTCTTGCCTCATTGGAGCAAGGGAAGCTGATCCATGGTTATATCCTTAGAAGGGGACTTGACTCTATCCTGCCAGTAATTAGTGCCCTTGTGACGATGTATGCAAGATGTGGTAAACTTGAATTGGGGCAACTTGTTTTTGATCGGATGGCAAAGAGGGATGTTGTTTCCTGGAATTCCTTGATTTCAAGTTATGGGATTCATGGATTTGGAAAGAAGTCAATTCAAATTTTCCTAGAGATGATTCAACAAGGACTCTCACCGAGTCACATATCATTTGTTAGTGTTTTGGGAGCATGTAGTCATGCCGGTTTTGTTGAGGAGGGGAAGATGTTGTTTGAGTCTATGGTTAAAGAACATAGGATATATCCTAGTGTGGAGCATTATGCTTGTATGGTGGACCTTCTTGGCCGTGCCAATCAATTGGATGAAGCAGCCAAGATTATCGAAGATATGCGGATTGAACCAGGACCTAAGGTTTGGGGTTCTCTTCTTGGCTCATGCAGGATTCATTGCAATGTGGAGCTTGCAGAGAGAGCAAGCAGAAGACTGTTTGAGCTTGAGCCTATGAATGCTGGGAATTATGTGCTCCTAACTGATATTTATGCTGAAGCTAACATGTGGGGTGAGGTAAAAAGAGTGAAGAAGCTCTTAGAAGCTCGGGGACTACAAAAGCTCCCTGGTCGCAGTTGGATAGAAGTTAAAAGGAAGATCTACTCGTTTACGTCTGTTGAGGAGCTTAACCCACAGATTGAACAACTCCATGCTTTGTTGCTTAAATTGTCAAATGAGATGAAGGAGCAGGGCTACGTGCCACAAACTAAAGCTGTTCTTTATGATCTTGATACAGAGGAGAAGGAACGAATTGTATTGGGCCATAGCGAAAAGCTTGCTGTTGCCTTTGGACTCATCAATGCAAGTAAAGGGGAAACAATTCGGATTACCAAAAACTTAAGGCTATGTGAAGACTGTCATTCGGTTACCAAGTTCATTTCCAAGTTTGCGAATAGAGAGATTCTGGTTCGAGATGTGAATcgttttcaccattttaaagaTGGGATTTGTTCATGTGGAGATTATTGGTAG
- the LOC109017833 gene encoding paramyosin — MDARHASLARRTLEEIRQKRAAERLSKTSSGPDLSKASIPTDIVGMKKSESANRLMENDVSGLVSQLQDLQKKNVELEEENKTLTSRLQTREAETDMLQKRVTDLEQNTVPSLRKALKDVAMEKDAAVVAREDLSAQLRMLKKRLKDAEEEQYRAEEDASALRAELNSIQQQAINPLGGINSIGNSPDIQTLEKELASLKTEFQQVSILRQQEQQRLAEEQARTSALLAENQEMEEKLAALTRRASEESSEKAAQKGLSLEDKEKLEKQLHDMAVVVERLESSRQKLLVEIDSQSSEIERLFEENSNLSSSYQEAMGIAVRWENQVKDCLKQNEELRGTLDKLRTEQAKGLPGTYRDGVNETGPAPTTTEVLSLKVQLAHEQSKAEALSAEVMQLSARLQQLSQAYNGLASLYKPVLRNIESSLIKMKQDGSVTVR; from the exons ATGGACGCTCGGCACGCATCCCTCGCTCGAAGAACG TTGGAAGAGATTCGTCAGAAGAGAGCAGCCGAAAGATTGAGCAAAACTTCTTCGGGACCAGATCTGAGCAAAGCTTCCATTCCCACTG ATATTGTTGGGATGAAAAAATCAGAGAGCGCAAATCGACTCATGGAG AACGATGTTAGTGGTTTGGTATCTCAGCTACAAGACCTACAGAAGAAGAATGTggaattggaggaagagaaCAAGACGTTGACTTCAAGG CTTCAAACAAGGGAAGCTGAGACTGACATGCTACAGAAGCGTGTGACTGATCTG GAACAAAACACTGTACCATCTCTGAGAAAAGCTCTAAAGGATGTGGCGATGGAGAAAGATGCAGCAGTTGTTGCGCGG GAGGACCTTTCTGCCCAGCTTCGCATGCTCAAGAAACGGTTAAAGGATGCAGAGGAAGAACAATATCGA GCTGAGGAAGATGCTTCAGCCTTGAGAGCAGAGCTGAACTCAATACAGCAACAAGCAATTAATCCACTTGGTGGAATCAACTCTATTGGAAATTCCCCAGATATACAAACCTTAGAAAAGGAGTTAGCTAGCTTAAAAACTGAGTTCCAG CAAGTCTCAATATTGAGGCAGCAAGAGCAACAACGATTAGCAGAGGAGCAAGCCCGAACTTCAGCTCTCTTAGCTGAAAATCAGGAAATGGAAGAGAAATTGGCAGCTTTAACTAGAAGGGCCTCGG AAGAAAGCTCAGAAAAAGCGGCTCAAAAGGGGCTTTCACTG gAAGACAAGGAGAAACTTGAGAAGCAGCTGCACGATATGGCTGTAGTGGTTGAGAGATTGGAGAGTAGTAGACAGAAGCTTCTGGTCGAG ATTGATTCCCAATCTTCAGAGATAGAGCGgctttttgaggaaaattctaatCTCTCGAGTTCTTATCAAGAGGCAATGGGCATAGCAGTTCGCTGGGAGAATCAG GTGAAAGACTGTCTCAAGCAAAATGAAGAGCTCCGTGGAACTCTAGATAAGTTGAGAACAGAACAGGCTAAGGGCTTGCCTGGAACTTATAGAGATGGGGTGAACGAGACTGGTCCAGCACCTACTACTACTGAAGTTCTCTCTCTCAAG GTCCAACTTGCACACGAACAGAGCAAAGCAGAAGCACTGTCAGCGGAGGTTATGCAGCTCTCAGCCCGACTTCAACAACTCTCGCAAGCGTATAATGGTCTTGCAAGCCT CTATAAACCAGTACTCCGGAACATTGAAAGCAGTCTCATTAAAATGAAGCAAGATGGTTCTGTGACCGTGCGGTGA
- the LOC109017816 gene encoding eukaryotic translation initiation factor 3 subunit G-like: protein MKSKTICFCIPSLKHKETNHGDSGNSSPQQKASHDKPRKGGKTKEHAPMAPGNHADNAGPDAVIAAPAMDAANIDACGDGSAHGGGVAGPESLVCPFFLWEIEVMATAQQTKLRWGELEEDDGEYLDFLLPPRQVIGPDENGIKKVIEYRFNDDGNKVKITTTTRTRKLANARLSKRAVERRSWPKFGDAVHEDVGSRLTMVSTEEILLERPRAPGSKPEEPKAGGDSLAQLSKGGAVLMVCRTCGKKGDHWTSRCPYKDLAPQAEGFVDKPAAVSEATTAASGASKGAYVPPGMRAGAERTGSDMRRRNDENSVRVTNLSEDTREPDLQELFRPFGAVSRVYVAIDQKTGMSRGFGFVNFVNREDAQRAINKLNGYGYDSLILRVEWATPRAN, encoded by the exons ATGAAGAGCAAAACCATATGTTTCTGCATCCCAAGCCTCAAGCACAAAGAAACCAACCATGGAGACTCAGGTAATAGTTCTCCACAGCAGAAAGCTTCCCATGACAAGCCCCGGAAAGGCGGCAAAACCAAAGAACATGCTCCTATGGCACCAGGTAATCACGCCGATAATGCTGGTCCTGATGCTGTCATAGCTGCCCCTGCAATGGATGCAGCCAACATTGATGCTTGTGGTGATGGTAGTGCTCATGGCGGTGGTGTG GCTGGGCCTGAATCTCTCGTCTGTCCCTTCTTTCTTTGGGAAATCGAAGTCATGGCCACGGCGCAGCAAACAAAGCTCCGATGGGGAGAGCTGGAGGAGGACGACGGAGAGTACTTGGACTTCCTACTTCCGCCGCGGCAGGTTATTGGTCCCGACGAGAACGGGATCAAGAAGGTCATAGAGTACAGGTTCAATGACGACGGCAACAAGGTCAagatcaccaccaccacccgcACCCGCAAGCTCGCTAATGCCCGCCTTAGCAAGCGCGCCGTAGAGCGCCGATCCTGGCCCAAGTTCGGCGACGCCGTCCACGAGGACGTCGGTAGCCGGCTCACCATGGTCTCTACCGAGGAGATCCTCCTCGAGCGCCCTCGGGCTCCTg GTAGCAAACCAGAAGAACCAAAGGCTGGAGGAGACTCATTGGCTCAACTTAGTAAAGGAGGTGCTGTCCTCATGGTCTGCAGGACTTGTGGTAAGAAAGGTGACCACTGGACCTCAAGGTGCCCGTACAAGGATCTTGCCCCACAGGCTGAGGGATTTGTTGATAAGCCTGCTGCTGTATCGGAAGCCACAACCGCTGCTTCTGGGGCAAGCAAGGGAGCATATGTTCCTCCGGGCATGAGAGCAGGGGCAGAGAGAACCGGATCTGATATGAGACGCAGGAACGATGAAAACTCTGTTCGGGTCACCAACCTCTCAGAGGACACCCGGGAGCCCGATTTGCAGGAGCTCTTCCGGCCTTTTGGTGCTGTAAGCCGAGTTTATGTTGCCATTGATCAAAAGACTGGCATGAGCAGAGGATTTGGTTTTGTGAACTTTGTGAACAGGGAAGATGCTCAGAGAGCCATCAACAAGCTCAATGGTTATGGTTATGACAGTTTAATCCTTAGAGTTGAATGGGCCACACCAAGAGCAAACTAG
- the LOC108995763 gene encoding methylsterol monooxygenase 2-2 isoform X2 yields the protein MASIIEYGWLYLITHFSDFQLACLGSFFLHESVFFLSGLPFIYLERAGWLSKYKIQTKNNSPAAQEKCVTRLLLYHFGVNLPVMIISYPVFKYMGMRSSLPLPSWNVVLTQIIFYFILEDFVFYWGHRVLHTKWMYKYVHSVHHEYATPFGLTSEYAHPAEILFLGFATIIGPAITGPHLMTLWLWMVLRVLETVEAHCGYHFPWSLSNFLPLYGGADFHDYHHRLLYTKSGNYSSTFTYMDWVFGTDKGYRKLKALKNGGIEDGSKQK from the exons ATGGCTTCGATCATCGAATATGGGTGGCTG TATCTGATCACACATTTCAGTGACTTTCAACTGGCATGTCTTGGAAGTTTCTTTCTCCATGAAAGTGTTTTTTTCTTATCTGGACTTCCTTTCATATATCTTGAGAGGGCAGGTTGGCTGAGCAAATACAAAATTCAG ACAAAGAATAACAGTCCAGCAGCTCAGGAGAAATGCGTTACTCGTCTGCTGCTTTATCATTTTGGTGTCAATCTTCCAGTGATGATCATCTCATATCCTGTCTTCAAATACATGGGCATGCGAAGTAGTCTTCCATTGCCGTCCTG GAATGTAGTTTTAACACAgataatattttacttcatcCTTGAGGATTTTGTGTTCTATTGGGGACACCGGGTTCTGCATACAAAATGGATGTACAAATATGTTCACAGTGTTCATCATGA ATATGCTACACCTTTTGGACTGACTTCGGAATATGCTCACCCTGCTGAGATACTGTTCCTTGGCTTTGCGACCATTATTGGTCCTGCTATCACTGGACCCCATTTGATGACTCTGTGGTTATGGATGGTACTGAGAGTATTGGAGACAGTTGAGGCACATTGTGGGTACCATTTTCCATGGAGCCTCTCAAACTTCTTGCCTTTGTATGGGGG GGCCGATTTTCATGACTATCACCACCGTTTGCTTTATACCAAGTCTGGCAACTACTCGTCAACTTTTACTTACATGGACTG